The proteins below come from a single Iocasia fonsfrigidae genomic window:
- the gap gene encoding type I glyceraldehyde-3-phosphate dehydrogenase produces MTVKIAINGFGAIGRRAFRGYYQNPDVEFVAFNDLTDPEVLAYLLKYDSNFGVFEANVDFTDDSVIVDGKEIKVYAEKDPADLPWGDLDVDIVIESTGFFTNADDAKKHLDAGAKKVIISAPATNEDITIVMGVNEGEYNPAEHDVISMASCTTNCLAPVAKVLNEKFGIEKGLMTTIHSYTGAQRILDAPGPMKKITRARAAAINMVPTTTGAAKAVALVLPELEGKFHGMAVRVPTSTGSLVDLTVNVEKDATEEEVNAAMKAAAEGPMSGVLQYNEDPIVSMDIRRNAHTSIFDANYTSVLDGNMIKVLSWYDNEWGYSQKIVETAIYIASKGL; encoded by the coding sequence ATGACTGTAAAAATTGCAATTAATGGTTTTGGTGCTATTGGACGTAGGGCATTCAGGGGATATTATCAAAACCCTGATGTAGAATTTGTGGCTTTTAATGATTTGACAGACCCGGAGGTACTGGCATATTTATTAAAATATGACTCTAACTTTGGTGTTTTTGAGGCTAATGTTGATTTTACAGATGATAGTGTAATTGTAGATGGTAAAGAGATTAAAGTATATGCTGAAAAAGACCCAGCAGATCTACCATGGGGTGACCTTGATGTTGATATAGTGATTGAATCAACAGGGTTTTTTACTAATGCTGACGATGCTAAAAAACATTTAGATGCTGGTGCGAAAAAGGTAATAATCTCTGCCCCTGCCACTAATGAAGATATCACAATAGTAATGGGTGTAAATGAGGGAGAATATAATCCTGCAGAACATGATGTAATATCTATGGCTTCCTGTACCACAAACTGTTTAGCCCCGGTTGCTAAGGTATTAAATGAAAAGTTTGGTATAGAAAAGGGTTTAATGACTACTATTCACTCCTATACAGGGGCACAGCGTATTCTGGATGCACCTGGTCCTATGAAAAAGATTACCCGGGCTAGAGCAGCTGCTATCAATATGGTTCCAACAACTACTGGAGCAGCTAAGGCTGTTGCCCTGGTACTGCCTGAATTAGAAGGAAAGTTCCATGGTATGGCTGTCAGGGTTCCTACCTCAACAGGTTCTTTAGTAGACTTAACTGTTAATGTTGAGAAAGACGCTACTGAAGAGGAAGTTAATGCAGCCATGAAAGCCGCTGCTGAAGGACCTATGAGTGGAGTATTACAATATAATGAAGACCCTATTGTTTCCATGGATATTAGAAGGAATGCTCACACCTCAATCTTTGATGCTAATTATACCAGTGTATTGGATGGTAATATGATTAAGGTATTATCCTGGTATGACAATGAGTGGGGCTATTCCCAGAAAATTGTAGAGACAGCTATCTATATTGCCAGTAAAGGGCTGTAA